In Vibrio syngnathi, the following proteins share a genomic window:
- the gpM gene encoding phage terminase small subunit has protein sequence MASPLAKLRQEALAKQQKKSTPEKQFVANPNSLHLLLAELESDLKVLKTFNRTDEKVNHKREVLVPKYREAIEAYLAGDEQFDNPLFAQMVIWLFDIEDLETAIEWCDIAIERGLDTPERFKRDFATFCADEVLAWSERMAGKGQSIEPYFSLVFEKVTNEWSINEKPTAKWLKFAGLYLLRNDEGKPHAASVGDIETLQKARTHLEDAHEQYSAIGVGTMIDNIDQRIRALESGDNL, from the coding sequence ATGGCAAGTCCATTAGCTAAGTTACGCCAAGAAGCATTGGCAAAACAGCAAAAGAAATCGACACCTGAGAAGCAGTTTGTCGCTAACCCAAACAGTTTACACCTGCTTCTAGCTGAACTCGAAAGTGATTTGAAGGTGCTTAAAACCTTCAATCGAACGGATGAAAAGGTTAACCACAAGCGTGAAGTTTTGGTCCCGAAATACCGTGAAGCGATTGAAGCTTACCTTGCTGGTGACGAGCAGTTTGATAACCCGTTATTTGCTCAAATGGTAATTTGGCTCTTCGATATCGAAGATCTAGAAACCGCCATTGAGTGGTGTGACATTGCTATCGAACGCGGGTTAGATACTCCTGAGCGATTCAAGCGAGACTTTGCCACATTCTGCGCTGATGAAGTGTTGGCTTGGTCGGAGCGTATGGCGGGTAAAGGCCAATCAATTGAACCGTATTTCTCCCTGGTGTTTGAGAAAGTGACCAACGAGTGGAGCATCAACGAAAAGCCCACGGCGAAATGGTTGAAGTTCGCAGGTTTGTATCTACTTCGTAACGATGAAGGCAAGCCTCATGCGGCTTCTGTCGGTGATATTGAAACGCTTCAGAAAGCCCGTACACACCTTGAAGATGCGCATGAGCAATACAGTGCTATTGGTGTTGGAACCATGATCGATAACATCGACCAACGTATCCGAGCATTAGAGAGTGGCGACAACCTCTAA
- a CDS encoding phage tail protein: MNTQYQAGYKLRDLNAFLSSVVGDKIAKRMECEMGKVELKLETKHMGQGFDLLYQRYVADFYFDKFPFKEYDPAVLFANVGAWLMDNDSGRFRIEDLDDPDVDIVLEDESNAEVLISVIFEEPVKVKADPSGPIYWNSQRWKIEEYDIWQAERLSKVVIRNA, translated from the coding sequence ATGAATACTCAGTATCAAGCCGGTTACAAGTTACGAGACTTAAACGCATTTTTATCCAGTGTAGTGGGCGACAAGATAGCCAAGCGCATGGAATGTGAAATGGGCAAGGTGGAATTGAAACTGGAAACGAAGCACATGGGGCAAGGTTTCGACCTGCTTTATCAACGTTATGTTGCTGACTTTTACTTCGATAAGTTTCCTTTTAAAGAATATGACCCAGCGGTGTTGTTCGCGAATGTTGGAGCTTGGTTGATGGATAACGATTCAGGCCGTTTCCGCATTGAAGACCTAGACGACCCAGACGTCGACATAGTGCTAGAAGATGAGAGCAACGCCGAAGTGCTGATCTCAGTCATTTTTGAAGAACCTGTCAAAGTGAAGGCAGATCCAAGCGGACCAATCTATTGGAATAGTCAACGTTGGAAGATTGAAGAGTATGATATTTGGCAAGCGGAAAGACTATCAAAGGTAGTTATTCGGAATGCTTGA
- a CDS encoding DUF5675 family protein, whose product MKKLLMKRRYFEHGTYSTLHREDGSKVCCVVERPMLNNKPSESCIVEGTYSLFPHESSRFGECYALEAGTLGVTRQGPSLRTHILIHKANSPKELQGCLAPGVDFGFVNGEWAVVNSTAAFNVLMAELAGETAQLTIIKD is encoded by the coding sequence ATGAAAAAATTATTGATGAAACGCCGCTACTTTGAACACGGAACGTATTCGACTCTGCATCGTGAAGATGGCAGCAAAGTGTGTTGTGTTGTTGAACGACCAATGTTGAATAACAAGCCAAGCGAATCTTGCATTGTTGAAGGTACATATAGCTTGTTCCCTCATGAGTCCTCACGATTTGGTGAATGCTATGCCTTAGAAGCGGGCACTTTGGGTGTGACTCGACAGGGGCCAAGTCTGCGCACACATATTCTAATCCACAAGGCTAACTCACCTAAAGAGTTGCAAGGATGTTTAGCTCCAGGCGTTGATTTTGGTTTTGTTAATGGTGAGTGGGCCGTTGTGAATTCCACGGCAGCATTCAATGTGCTCATGGCAGAGTTAGCTGGCGAAACTGCGCAACTCACCATTATTAAGGACTGA
- a CDS encoding phage major capsid protein, P2 family has protein sequence MLNAVSTQFLDEYCQAVAKAGGVVDASKQFNITPVMETKLRQAIVESDSFLNRISNISVDQIKGQVIDVGDSGLLTGRVKDGRFMGSLDQSGNTYELTETDSGAHINWITMTIWANSGGKGQWMKLMNNAITRNFALDKLRIGFHGTSIAGESTDPKANPMGQDVNKGWLQLAKEKAPAQVLPAAKLDSTGVTVGAYKNLDSLVNDLINTTIHEVHQGDPDLVVLIGRNLVAAEQHRLLESAEVPTEHKAAQSLAKTVAGKTVYTPPFFPPNMIWVTNLTNLQILTQKGTQWRKSRNEEDRKRFETSYLRQEGYAVGNYNKFAAIEDVTVVEPVPA, from the coding sequence ATGCTCAATGCAGTATCGACTCAATTTTTAGATGAATATTGCCAAGCCGTAGCAAAAGCGGGCGGTGTTGTAGATGCGTCTAAGCAATTCAACATCACGCCTGTGATGGAAACGAAGCTTCGCCAAGCCATTGTTGAATCTGACTCTTTCTTAAACCGTATTTCGAATATCTCGGTTGACCAAATTAAAGGCCAAGTGATCGATGTGGGTGACAGTGGTTTACTGACAGGTCGAGTTAAAGACGGTCGATTCATGGGCTCTCTTGACCAAAGCGGCAATACCTACGAGCTTACCGAAACGGACTCAGGCGCTCATATCAACTGGATTACGATGACAATCTGGGCGAACTCGGGTGGCAAAGGTCAGTGGATGAAGCTGATGAATAACGCCATCACGCGTAATTTTGCCTTAGATAAGCTGCGTATTGGTTTCCACGGTACTTCGATTGCGGGTGAGAGTACTGACCCCAAAGCTAACCCTATGGGGCAAGACGTAAATAAGGGGTGGTTACAGTTAGCGAAAGAAAAGGCTCCAGCTCAAGTCCTTCCTGCTGCCAAGCTAGATTCAACAGGCGTAACTGTAGGGGCGTATAAAAACCTCGATTCGCTAGTGAATGATTTAATCAATACAACTATTCATGAGGTTCACCAAGGTGACCCTGACTTAGTCGTACTGATTGGCCGCAACTTAGTGGCTGCTGAGCAGCATCGCTTATTGGAATCAGCGGAAGTACCGACTGAGCATAAAGCCGCGCAGAGCTTGGCTAAGACCGTTGCTGGTAAAACCGTGTATACACCGCCATTTTTCCCACCAAATATGATTTGGGTAACGAACTTAACCAACCTGCAGATCCTGACTCAAAAGGGTACGCAGTGGCGTAAGTCTCGCAATGAAGAAGACCGTAAGCGCTTCGAAACGTCATATCTTCGCCAAGAAGGTTATGCCGTGGGCAACTACAACAAGTTTGCAGCTATCGAAGACGTAACTGTTGTTGAACCAGTACCAGCGTAA
- a CDS encoding TraR/DksA C4-type zinc finger protein — protein sequence MPDFIDHASSNEAKFTEMAIASQRKRSVQTSEQESEQECHECGDEIPELRRIKVAGCKYCVSCQQLAEKGLI from the coding sequence ATGCCGGACTTTATCGACCATGCCAGTAGTAATGAAGCCAAATTCACCGAAATGGCAATTGCAAGCCAACGTAAACGGTCAGTTCAAACAAGCGAGCAAGAAAGTGAGCAAGAGTGCCATGAGTGTGGCGATGAAATCCCAGAGCTGCGCCGTATTAAAGTCGCAGGTTGTAAGTATTGCGTTAGCTGTCAGCAGCTAGCAGAGAAAGGTCTAATTTAG
- a CDS encoding DUF2586 domain-containing protein: protein MAWPTVIINILNMMRGPIPGVEFHFLFVVYGTVAGSERNLIMVDNTTDFADSTFDNIDPVHMLTLKAAQLNGKQNWTAGVIVLDPADSWQAAVFKANETSSFEAVVLDKPDTGTSTLEAAVTCRTELKAKLGREVLMICTLPAINDDSVSGETWAQWLAATVAVPKSIASEYMTVVPQVHKENSTVGIYAGRLANQEVSIADSPARVKTGSVLGSMALATDKDGKPLELATLKALEAARIAVPMWYPDYPGQYWTTGRTLDVPGGDFQDARHIRVAMKAARKVRVRAIARIADREFNSTPGSEASAKLYFTQDLREMAVVKKIGDYEFPGEIKPPQDEDITITWVNSEEVEILLAVTPYECPVKITIGIMLNKRLGE from the coding sequence ATGGCATGGCCTACCGTCATTATTAACATTCTAAACATGATGCGCGGACCTATTCCGGGCGTTGAATTTCACTTTCTGTTTGTTGTGTACGGCACCGTTGCGGGCTCTGAGCGCAACCTAATCATGGTAGACAACACCACAGACTTTGCTGATAGCACGTTCGATAACATCGACCCAGTGCACATGCTCACACTAAAAGCGGCCCAGTTAAACGGGAAACAAAACTGGACTGCAGGTGTAATCGTTTTAGACCCTGCAGACAGTTGGCAAGCCGCCGTTTTTAAAGCCAATGAAACATCGAGCTTCGAAGCGGTTGTGCTTGATAAACCCGATACTGGCACATCAACCCTAGAAGCCGCTGTAACTTGCCGGACTGAACTCAAAGCTAAGTTAGGTCGTGAGGTGCTCATGATCTGCACCTTGCCCGCTATCAATGATGATTCGGTGTCAGGTGAAACGTGGGCGCAGTGGTTGGCAGCAACAGTCGCGGTACCAAAAAGCATCGCAAGTGAGTACATGACCGTTGTTCCTCAAGTCCACAAAGAAAACTCAACGGTAGGTATCTACGCAGGCCGCTTGGCAAACCAAGAAGTATCGATCGCAGATTCCCCGGCACGAGTAAAAACAGGCAGCGTACTGGGTAGCATGGCTCTGGCAACGGATAAAGACGGCAAGCCTTTGGAGCTGGCAACGCTGAAAGCATTGGAAGCGGCTCGAATTGCAGTTCCGATGTGGTACCCAGATTATCCGGGGCAGTATTGGACAACGGGCCGCACCTTAGATGTGCCTGGTGGTGACTTTCAAGATGCGCGGCATATTCGTGTGGCGATGAAAGCCGCGCGTAAAGTTCGTGTACGTGCGATTGCTCGAATTGCTGACCGTGAATTCAACTCGACACCAGGCAGTGAAGCAAGTGCCAAGCTCTATTTCACTCAAGACCTGCGCGAAATGGCAGTGGTAAAGAAAATCGGAGACTACGAGTTTCCTGGTGAAATCAAACCGCCACAAGATGAAGACATCACTATCACTTGGGTTAACAGTGAAGAAGTGGAAATTTTGCTCGCGGTTACGCCTTATGAATGCCCAGTGAAAATTACCATCGGCATCATGCTCAACAAACGACTAGGAGAGTAA
- a CDS encoding terminase large subunit domain-containing protein: MAYSPETRHAARSLYLKAWTPNEIASELGLNSTRIIYHWADKFGWRDMLREQTIDESIARRIETLLELENPTKGQLDMLDRLIKHHVQLKKFHAQAQPVGEKHSPTETEPTAKTNSKSSRSSKSDDKQKKKSKKKNNIAELTKENFATWHESLFEYQHTMRNNLHQRTRNILKSRQIGATYYFSGEALEDAILTGDNQIFLSASRAQAEVFRSYIIAIGEEFLGVELTGNPIILSNGAELRFLSTNSKTAQSYHGHVYVDEYFWIPKFDELNKLASAMATHKNWRKTYFSTPSAKTHQAYTFWTGDQWRRGRDTRANIEFPTFDEYRNGGRLCPDKQWRYVVTIEDAAAGGCELFDIDELRDEYSKDDFDNLFMCIFVDGASSVFKFSALEKAMVDISRWQDFKPNDKDPFDRREVWLGYDPSRTRDNACLVVVAPPIVAVEKFRVLEKHYWRGLNFQYQAQQVSKVFERYNVSYLGIDTTGIGAGVYDLINKKHPRETVAIQYSNESKNRLVMKMIDVVEANRIQFDAEHKDIAMAFMAIKRATTNSGNNMTFKAERSELTGHADAFWAISHACINEPLDHSEKRKSTWQM; the protein is encoded by the coding sequence ATGGCATATTCTCCTGAAACACGACACGCGGCCCGTTCCCTTTATTTAAAGGCTTGGACGCCCAATGAAATCGCTTCCGAACTAGGTTTGAACAGCACCAGAATCATTTATCACTGGGCTGACAAATTTGGATGGCGTGATATGTTGCGCGAGCAAACGATTGATGAATCGATAGCGCGTAGAATTGAAACCCTGCTTGAACTGGAAAACCCAACCAAAGGCCAGCTCGACATGCTTGATAGGCTCATCAAGCACCACGTACAACTTAAAAAATTCCATGCTCAAGCTCAGCCAGTTGGAGAGAAACACTCACCCACTGAAACAGAACCTACGGCTAAAACTAACAGTAAAAGCTCTCGTTCTAGTAAGTCTGACGACAAGCAGAAAAAGAAGAGCAAAAAGAAGAACAACATTGCAGAGCTGACCAAAGAGAACTTCGCGACCTGGCATGAATCGCTCTTTGAATATCAACACACGATGCGTAACAACCTGCACCAACGTACTCGTAATATTCTTAAGTCCCGTCAGATTGGCGCCACCTATTACTTCAGTGGTGAAGCATTAGAAGATGCGATTTTGACTGGCGACAACCAGATCTTCTTGTCCGCTTCTCGTGCACAGGCAGAAGTTTTTAGAAGCTACATTATTGCGATTGGTGAAGAGTTCTTAGGTGTTGAATTGACGGGCAACCCGATCATTCTGTCTAACGGTGCCGAGCTACGCTTTCTATCGACCAACTCAAAAACCGCGCAAAGTTATCATGGCCACGTTTATGTGGATGAGTATTTCTGGATCCCGAAATTTGATGAACTCAACAAACTCGCGTCAGCCATGGCGACCCATAAGAACTGGCGTAAAACCTACTTCTCGACCCCTTCAGCTAAAACGCACCAGGCTTATACATTTTGGACCGGTGACCAATGGCGTAGAGGTCGTGATACTCGCGCCAATATTGAGTTTCCTACCTTTGACGAATATCGAAACGGCGGTCGACTTTGCCCGGATAAGCAGTGGCGTTACGTAGTCACGATTGAAGATGCAGCTGCAGGTGGTTGTGAGCTTTTTGATATTGATGAACTGCGCGACGAATACAGCAAAGACGATTTCGATAACCTGTTTATGTGTATTTTCGTTGATGGCGCCAGCTCCGTCTTCAAGTTCTCAGCCCTTGAAAAAGCCATGGTAGACATTAGTCGGTGGCAAGACTTCAAGCCCAATGACAAAGACCCCTTCGATCGCCGTGAAGTTTGGCTAGGGTACGACCCAAGCCGAACTCGAGACAATGCTTGTTTAGTTGTCGTAGCACCGCCCATTGTTGCCGTTGAAAAATTCAGAGTACTTGAAAAGCATTACTGGCGAGGGTTGAACTTTCAGTATCAGGCGCAGCAAGTCTCAAAGGTCTTTGAACGTTATAACGTGAGCTATTTGGGTATCGATACAACGGGCATTGGCGCGGGTGTCTATGACCTGATTAACAAGAAACACCCGCGTGAAACCGTGGCTATTCAATACAGCAATGAGAGTAAGAACCGGTTGGTGATGAAGATGATAGATGTGGTCGAAGCCAACCGCATTCAGTTTGATGCTGAGCACAAAGATATCGCCATGGCATTCATGGCCATCAAACGAGCGACCACCAATAGCGGTAACAACATGACCTTCAAAGCAGAGCGCAGCGAGTTAACCGGACATGCCGATGCATTCTGGGCGATTTCTCATGCCTGCATTAATGAACCGCTCGATCACTCTGAAAAACGTAAATCAACATGGCAGATGTAA
- a CDS encoding ogr/Delta-like zinc finger family protein has product MRVICPECGEKSRIQKSNRISAGYSDLYCSCSDPECGHSFVMNLTFSHTLSPSAKTTSQLAFEMVKALAPDQRQELKQQLSIL; this is encoded by the coding sequence ATGAGAGTTATTTGCCCTGAGTGTGGCGAGAAATCCCGCATACAAAAATCAAACCGTATTTCAGCGGGTTATAGCGATTTATATTGTAGTTGTAGTGACCCCGAATGCGGTCATTCCTTTGTGATGAACCTAACCTTCAGCCATACTCTTAGCCCTTCGGCTAAAACGACTTCTCAGTTAGCTTTTGAAATGGTTAAAGCCCTGGCACCCGATCAGCGCCAAGAACTAAAACAACAGCTATCAATCCTCTAA
- a CDS encoding phage protein, producing MHSRYTGRSFDVNMLGVLVHVESATATINDESAVDKERGIPTGFTHGAVGCEVEYELDLNNFRKLQQKAREAGSWRGIKPHDCMFYANTGDDEDKVELFGVKLQISDLLSIDPNSSDKTKRKLKGFVTSPLFVRINGISYLSKDDTRGLL from the coding sequence ATGCATTCTCGTTATACAGGTCGAAGCTTCGACGTAAACATGCTGGGTGTTCTGGTTCATGTGGAATCAGCAACCGCCACCATCAATGATGAATCAGCCGTTGATAAAGAGCGTGGTATTCCAACGGGTTTTACTCACGGTGCAGTTGGCTGTGAAGTGGAATATGAGTTGGACTTGAACAACTTTCGTAAGTTGCAGCAAAAGGCACGTGAAGCAGGTAGCTGGCGTGGTATCAAACCTCACGATTGCATGTTTTATGCGAATACGGGTGACGACGAAGACAAAGTAGAGCTATTCGGTGTGAAGCTGCAGATTTCAGATTTGTTAAGCATTGACCCTAACAGCAGTGACAAGACCAAGCGCAAGCTGAAAGGCTTTGTGACAAGTCCGCTCTTTGTTCGAATCAATGGTATTTCATACCTAAGCAAAGACGACACTCGCGGTCTTCTTTAA
- a CDS encoding GPO family capsid scaffolding protein — protein MAKTSDWKIVATEGPTVDGRKITREWLMQIAENYALSEYTALIWPEHKRFAGYGSNWGKVLAVKAEEVDGKMRLFAKLEPNQYLLEANKLGQKLFTSIEPNPDYKGQGKCYLMGLAVTDSPASSGVSLLQFSRQEGQTTELSCSQLEEISLDECYSKTDRFFALCNAFFNSGDEQPEPQPDPEPEEEEVTEEQFKAAMKEQFGIMKGELKDELKQEFNLQAQTPSEPTPEGEVQTFSLEQFSSELEKQLAPVAEQVQNLETQFAELKQEKPGQKPGEEGNGGESTVEVV, from the coding sequence ATGGCAAAAACCAGTGATTGGAAAATTGTAGCAACAGAAGGGCCAACGGTTGATGGTCGTAAGATCACCCGAGAATGGCTCATGCAGATTGCAGAAAATTATGCCTTGAGTGAATACACCGCTTTGATTTGGCCTGAACACAAACGCTTTGCTGGTTACGGAAGTAACTGGGGCAAAGTGCTTGCGGTTAAAGCTGAAGAAGTGGATGGGAAAATGCGCTTGTTTGCCAAACTTGAACCTAATCAATATCTACTTGAAGCCAATAAGCTTGGGCAGAAGCTGTTTACCTCCATAGAACCAAATCCAGACTATAAAGGGCAAGGAAAGTGCTACCTGATGGGATTAGCCGTGACTGATTCCCCAGCGTCGTCTGGTGTTTCATTACTTCAGTTTTCGCGACAAGAAGGTCAAACCACAGAGCTGAGTTGCAGCCAACTGGAAGAAATCAGCCTTGATGAGTGTTACTCAAAGACAGACCGATTCTTTGCCTTGTGTAATGCCTTTTTCAATTCTGGTGATGAACAACCAGAGCCACAACCTGATCCTGAACCAGAGGAAGAAGAAGTGACAGAAGAACAATTCAAAGCTGCAATGAAAGAGCAGTTCGGCATTATGAAAGGTGAGCTAAAGGATGAACTCAAGCAAGAGTTTAACCTGCAGGCGCAAACACCTAGCGAACCTACACCTGAAGGTGAAGTTCAAACGTTCTCTTTAGAACAGTTTTCTAGTGAATTAGAGAAGCAGCTTGCTCCTGTAGCCGAGCAAGTACAAAACCTTGAAACCCAGTTCGCAGAGCTAAAGCAAGAAAAGCCAGGTCAAAAGCCAGGTGAAGAAGGCAATGGCGGCGAATCAACTGTGGAGGTCGTGTAA
- a CDS encoding phage portal protein produces MTEQTTEIITKESANDESLMFSFGEPEIMDRDFTNYDYNELYYNEDGDYWEPPLDRAGLNKLTRANAYHGSILMARRNMISGRYTQGGMQKQQMQSAVHDFLEFGDTALLKLRNYFGKVIGLWPIPTMYLRKRKNGNFAFLERGDKQKSYKKEDVIFIKQYDPVQQVYGGPDYLGCVQSALLSQDSTTFRRRYYKNGLHMGFIFYATDPNLSKEDEDDLKQKMASSRGVGNFRSMFINIPNGNEKGIQLIPVGDIATKDEYEKIKNVTAQEVITGHRFPVELAAIIPNGGTRGDPIKFDYVYCKNEVIPACEMFMDAVNRDPEVPKHLHLTFNLNNVAA; encoded by the coding sequence ATGACTGAACAGACAACCGAAATAATCACGAAAGAATCCGCTAATGATGAAAGCTTGATGTTTAGCTTTGGTGAGCCGGAAATCATGGACCGTGATTTCACCAACTACGATTACAACGAGCTTTACTACAACGAAGACGGTGACTACTGGGAACCTCCTTTGGATAGAGCTGGGCTAAACAAACTCACTAGAGCCAACGCTTATCACGGTTCTATCTTAATGGCTCGCCGCAATATGATCTCAGGTCGTTACACCCAAGGCGGAATGCAAAAGCAACAAATGCAATCAGCCGTGCATGACTTCTTAGAATTTGGTGACACTGCCCTGCTTAAGCTGCGCAATTACTTTGGCAAAGTCATTGGGCTATGGCCTATTCCTACTATGTATTTACGCAAACGTAAGAATGGTAATTTTGCTTTCTTAGAGCGGGGCGACAAACAGAAGAGTTACAAGAAAGAAGACGTCATATTCATCAAACAATACGACCCAGTCCAGCAAGTTTACGGTGGACCAGATTACCTTGGTTGTGTTCAATCAGCTTTACTTAGTCAAGACTCAACCACGTTCCGCCGCCGCTACTATAAGAACGGTTTGCACATGGGCTTTATCTTCTACGCGACCGACCCGAACTTAAGTAAAGAAGATGAAGACGACCTAAAGCAGAAGATGGCTTCAAGCCGTGGCGTGGGTAACTTCCGTTCTATGTTCATCAATATTCCAAACGGCAATGAGAAAGGGATTCAACTCATACCCGTTGGCGACATTGCGACCAAAGATGAGTACGAGAAAATTAAGAACGTCACCGCACAAGAGGTGATCACCGGCCATCGCTTCCCTGTTGAACTGGCTGCTATCATTCCAAACGGTGGTACGCGTGGTGACCCTATTAAATTTGATTACGTTTACTGCAAAAATGAAGTGATACCCGCTTGTGAAATGTTCATGGACGCAGTGAACCGCGACCCAGAAGTACCCAAACACCTGCATTTAACCTTCAATTTGAACAATGTTGCGGCCTAA
- a CDS encoding head completion/stabilization protein produces the protein MFTGSSDARYQDTEITNDGFWPNLNVGDFEKRRGIPAAQDPDRITIALVNAMAEVNRALAKLKTQYLEQGYGSAADVPVTPIVNGKNRLVIQYESAVNSRAKADLLPDIATVHTKDKGDHLADRSTDTRDDLMAESQRVIRNMLGVSRSSAALL, from the coding sequence ATGTTTACGGGTTCTTCAGATGCGCGTTATCAAGATACGGAAATCACTAATGATGGTTTCTGGCCCAACTTAAACGTCGGTGATTTTGAAAAGCGTAGGGGAATACCAGCAGCGCAAGATCCTGATCGCATCACGATTGCTTTAGTGAATGCAATGGCAGAAGTGAACAGAGCTCTCGCAAAATTAAAGACACAGTATCTAGAGCAAGGTTATGGGAGTGCAGCTGATGTACCTGTAACCCCCATTGTAAATGGGAAAAACCGCTTAGTGATTCAGTATGAATCTGCGGTTAATTCGAGGGCTAAAGCTGATCTACTTCCAGATATTGCAACGGTTCATACCAAAGATAAAGGTGACCACCTCGCTGATAGATCAACAGACACACGTGACGACCTAATGGCAGAAAGCCAACGAGTGATTAGAAATATGCTGGGTGTTTCTCGTTCGTCGGCTGCTTTGTTGTGA
- a CDS encoding phage virion morphogenesis protein: MLEIRADKRSYLRVQEQFELLKLNKKARSRVLKELGKYITKTTKKNIRAQRDPDGTPWAKRKKGRKKMLRGFTKRLKHFQKDSNRTLVVGWPSRRGSVALAHHTGEAEQSGLQQRFKQAKKAKEPKKTDPATREQAKELRDLGFRLPPQGRQKRGKKPTLKFITQNMTVAEVAKLISDLENKQPARKWAVDRKERRLIGISPKRAAMIIKRELKRNRSN; this comes from the coding sequence ATGCTTGAGATACGGGCCGATAAGCGTAGCTACCTGCGAGTTCAAGAGCAGTTCGAGCTACTAAAACTTAATAAAAAAGCCAGATCTAGAGTGCTGAAAGAGCTTGGAAAATACATCACCAAGACGACCAAAAAGAACATTCGAGCGCAGCGTGACCCAGACGGCACTCCTTGGGCGAAGCGTAAGAAAGGCCGAAAGAAAATGCTTAGGGGTTTTACCAAGCGGCTAAAGCATTTTCAAAAAGACAGTAACCGGACTCTGGTTGTTGGTTGGCCATCAAGACGAGGTTCTGTTGCGTTGGCTCACCATACTGGTGAAGCAGAACAAAGCGGATTGCAGCAGAGATTCAAGCAGGCCAAGAAAGCCAAAGAGCCAAAGAAAACAGACCCGGCAACGAGAGAACAGGCGAAAGAGCTACGCGATTTAGGTTTTAGGCTACCGCCTCAAGGACGGCAGAAACGAGGCAAAAAGCCGACGTTAAAGTTTATTACTCAAAACATGACGGTGGCAGAGGTCGCCAAACTGATTAGCGACTTGGAAAACAAGCAGCCTGCTCGTAAGTGGGCAGTCGATAGAAAAGAGCGCCGGTTGATAGGCATCAGCCCCAAACGGGCAGCAATGATTATCAAGCGCGAACTGAAACGAAACAGGAGCAACTAA